Proteins from one Bacteroidales bacterium genomic window:
- a CDS encoding 4Fe-4S binding protein, with protein sequence MAKVKGAIIVDIEKCKGCEICIPACPTSVIQLAKEVNGKGYHYAYMANPDVCTGCSNCAIVCPDGVITVYRKKI encoded by the coding sequence ATGGCAAAAGTAAAAGGAGCAATAATTGTTGATATCGAGAAGTGTAAAGGATGCGAAATTTGTATTCCTGCATGCCCGACAAGTGTTATTCAACTTGCAAAAGAAGTAAACGGAAAAGGTTATCATTATGCTTACATGGCAAATCCTGATGTTTGTACAGGTTGTTCAAATTGTGCAATAGTATGCCCTGATGGTGTAATAACAGTTTACAGAAAAAAAATATAA
- a CDS encoding 3-methyl-2-oxobutanoate dehydrogenase subunit VorB has translation MMGELRLMKGNEAIAEAAIRIGTDGYFGYPITPQSEVMEYLMAEKPHERTGMVVLQAESEVAAINMVYGGASCGKKVMTSSSSPGISLKQEGITYIAGAELPCLIVNVARGGPGLGTIQPAQSDYFQSVKGGGHGDYNLIVLAPASVQEMYDFVELSFDLAFKYRNPALILSDGAIGQMMEKVQIGEQKARWTDEEIQKISGSWATTGKTPDRERNIITSLDLDPSKQEEFNHKLQAKYKEIKEKEVRFEKIECDDAEYLLIAYGTSSRICQKAIQIAREKGIKVGLLRPITLFPFPTKQIAEMTNQVKGMLSVEMSAGQMVEDVRLSVNGKVKVEHYGRMGGIMPSPIEIVEAIEQKLIGG, from the coding sequence ATAATGGGAGAATTAAGATTAATGAAAGGCAACGAAGCAATAGCTGAAGCTGCTATTCGTATCGGTACAGACGGCTATTTCGGTTATCCTATAACTCCTCAATCTGAGGTGATGGAATACCTTATGGCAGAAAAACCACACGAAAGAACAGGAATGGTAGTTCTTCAAGCCGAAAGTGAAGTTGCTGCTATAAATATGGTTTACGGAGGAGCATCTTGCGGTAAAAAAGTAATGACTTCCTCCTCAAGCCCGGGAATAAGCCTCAAACAAGAAGGTATTACGTATATTGCCGGAGCTGAACTTCCTTGTTTAATAGTAAACGTAGCTCGTGGAGGACCCGGTTTAGGAACTATTCAGCCTGCACAATCAGATTATTTTCAGTCTGTAAAAGGTGGTGGACATGGCGATTATAATCTAATTGTTCTGGCTCCTGCTTCTGTTCAGGAAATGTATGATTTTGTCGAATTATCATTTGACTTGGCATTCAAATACAGAAATCCTGCATTGATACTTTCTGATGGTGCTATAGGTCAAATGATGGAAAAAGTTCAAATAGGAGAACAAAAAGCAAGATGGACAGATGAAGAAATACAGAAAATAAGTGGTTCATGGGCTACAACAGGAAAAACTCCTGATAGAGAACGGAATATAATTACATCATTAGACCTTGACCCAAGTAAGCAGGAAGAATTTAATCACAAGCTTCAGGCAAAGTATAAAGAAATAAAAGAAAAAGAAGTCAGATTTGAAAAAATAGAATGCGATGATGCAGAATACTTGTTAATAGCATATGGAACAAGTTCAAGAATTTGTCAAAAAGCTATTCAAATTGCACGAGAAAAAGGTATAAAAGTCGGATTGCTTCGTCCAATTACACTTTTCCCGTTTCCTACTAAACAAATAGCAGAAATGACTAATCAGGTTAAAGGTATGCTTTCTGTTGAAATGAGTGCAGGACAAATGGTTGAAGATGTAAGACTATCAGTAAACGGAAAAGTTAAAGTAGAACATTACGGAAGAATGGGAGGTATTATGCCTTCACCAATCGAAATTGTTGAAGCAATTGAACAAAAATTAATAGGAGGATAA
- a CDS encoding 2-oxoglutarate oxidoreductase — translation MINSDIVKEENLVYKKTSLLTDKPLSYCPGCGHGVVHRMLMEVVEELDLQSSTIGVAPVGCSVLAYEFMNIDMQQAAHGRAPALATAIKRLMPEKFVFSYQGDGDLAAIGTAETIHACNRGENILMVFVNNGIYGMTGGQMAPTTLPGMKSSTSPYGRDVKLMGNPLKMTELIAQLPGTYFVTRQAVHTPANVRKTKKALRKAVEYQKLNKGVCFVEVVSNCNSGWKMTPLKSNEWMVENMFPFYPLGDIKVPDEK, via the coding sequence ATTATTAATAGCGACATAGTTAAAGAAGAAAATCTTGTTTACAAAAAAACATCTCTTTTAACTGATAAACCATTATCATACTGTCCCGGTTGTGGACACGGAGTAGTTCATAGAATGCTTATGGAAGTTGTTGAAGAACTTGATTTGCAATCAAGCACTATTGGAGTTGCTCCTGTTGGTTGTTCGGTTCTTGCATACGAATTTATGAATATCGATATGCAACAAGCTGCTCATGGCAGGGCACCAGCACTTGCTACTGCAATAAAAAGACTGATGCCTGAAAAATTTGTATTTTCATATCAAGGCGATGGAGACCTTGCTGCAATAGGAACTGCTGAAACTATTCATGCTTGTAACAGAGGCGAAAATATCCTTATGGTATTTGTTAATAATGGAATTTACGGAATGACCGGCGGGCAAATGGCACCAACAACATTACCGGGAATGAAATCTTCTACATCTCCTTACGGAAGGGATGTTAAATTAATGGGTAATCCATTGAAAATGACAGAATTAATTGCTCAATTACCAGGCACTTATTTTGTTACAAGACAAGCAGTACATACTCCTGCAAATGTTAGAAAAACAAAAAAAGCTCTTCGCAAAGCTGTTGAATATCAAAAACTAAATAAAGGAGTTTGTTTTGTTGAAGTCGTTTCAAACTGTAATTCAGGCTGGAAAATGACACCTCTTAAATCGAACGAATGGATGGTTGAAAATATGTTTCCATTTTATCCTTTAGGAGATATTAAAGTACCTGATGAAAAATAA
- a CDS encoding 2-oxoacid:acceptor oxidoreductase family protein, which yields MTEEIIIAGFGGQGVLSMGKILGYSGVMQDQEVSWMPSYGPEMRGGTANVTVILSDERICSPIITEFDTAIILNQQSLDKFEESVKPGGVLLYDPNGINRHPERKDINIYKIEAAKEANKMASSKTFNMIVLGGYLKIKPIVKMENVLKGLEKSLPERHHHLIPLNKEAIERGTQIIEKINEAKI from the coding sequence ATGACTGAAGAAATAATAATTGCAGGTTTTGGTGGACAGGGTGTATTATCTATGGGAAAAATTCTTGGATACTCTGGCGTAATGCAAGATCAGGAAGTTAGTTGGATGCCTTCATATGGCCCCGAAATGAGAGGAGGAACAGCAAATGTAACAGTAATATTAAGTGATGAAAGAATATGTTCTCCTATTATTACAGAATTTGATACAGCTATAATATTGAACCAACAATCATTAGATAAATTTGAAGAAAGTGTAAAACCCGGAGGTGTATTATTATACGACCCAAATGGAATTAACAGACATCCTGAAAGAAAAGATATTAATATCTATAAAATTGAAGCTGCAAAAGAAGCAAACAAAATGGCTTCATCAAAAACATTTAATATGATAGTTCTTGGTGGATATTTAAAAATCAAGCCAATTGTTAAAATGGAAAATGTATTAAAGGGCTTAGAAAAATCATTACCCGAAAGACATCATCATTTAATTCCTTTAAATAAAGAAGCTATTGAAAGAGGCACACAAATTATTGAAAAAATAAACGAAGCTAAAATATAA